CGCGAACAACCAGACATCACGATCTTGGACATGGACATGCCGGATATGAACGGCATCTCGGTCCTCAAGGCGATCCGATCGGTCGATCCCCAGGCAGCCGTGATTGTGCTCACCGGTACCGGGACGCACGTCTTGGAGAAGCAAGCGGCCGACTTGGGTGTCAGGCATTTCTTGGCAAAGGGATTTTCCCTCCACGAACTTGGAGCGGCCATTGATCAAGTGATGAAAGAACGTGGGCTGTCCGTTCCGGTTGCCCCACAATTGCGGTGGAAAATGAAGGCAAGACAGTAGAGCGCAGTGGTGGGCTGGATCGACGAAGCGCCGAAACTCCTCGATATATTGACGAGCTGTTACCTGTTGTTGGGTATCGAGACGAAGGCCGTAAGTCCATTAAACAAGGACGGGCTTGAATACCGGCAGTGTGGTGCACAGTGTTCCGTTCATCACTCGTCAGATTAGAGAGAGCAGCTCCTAGCCGGTTCCAGACGTCATGTCGCCGGGGCAGCTCCTCACCCGCCGCAGCCATATCTTCTTGACCGGCAAGGACGAGTCACGGCCACCGCCTGCAAGTGTTATTGCAATGCGTCCGGGGGAGTCTTGAGGAACTTCGCGAACCGGGTCTTGTCGATCGCCTTCTCATGGGCCTCTTCCGGGCTGATCCATTTCCTGTTCAGGAGGTCCTGAATCGCGTCATCCAACGTTTGCATGCCGACGTTCCTCCCGGTCTGCATGACCGAGGCGATCTGAAAGGTTTTGGCGTCCCGGATCAGGTTCGCGACCGCGGGCGTGCACACCAGGATTTCCAGCGCCGCGCAGCGTCCCTTTTGATCAATCCGCTTGAACAGGTTTTGAGCGACCACCACCCGCAGCGCCGTCGAGAGCGTGTTGCGGATCTGGGCCTGCTCTTGATGGGGAAACACTTCGATCACCCGGTCGACGGTTTTCGCCGCGCTTTCCGTGTGGAGCGTGCCGAACACCAGATGCCCGGTCGAGGCTGCCTCGACCGCTAACCGGATCGTTTCCAAATCCCGCATTTCTCCCACCAGGATGATGTCCGGGTCCTCCCGCAGCGCTCCCCGCAGCGCGGCCGCAAACGATTGGGTATGGACGCCTACCTCCCGATGATTGACGATGCAGCCGTGGCTCTGGTGGACGAACTCGATCGGGTCCTCGATAGTGAGAATGTGATCCCGCCGATGCTTGTTGGCATGGTCGATCATCGCGGCGAGCGTCGTGGATTTGCCGCTGCCCGTCGGCCCCGTCACCAGCACCAACCCTTTCTTGAGCATCGCCGCGCGGGTCAGGATTGGCGGCAGGCCCAGTTCGTCGGCTGTGAGTACCTGACTGGGGATCTTACGAAAGACCGCTGCGCACCCGTACTTCTGATTGAATAGATTGGCCCGGAAACGCGCCAGTCCCGGGATTTCATAACCGAAATCGACGTCTCCCGTTTCCTCGAATTGTGCTCGCTTGGGAGCGGGCGTGATCTCGTATAGAAGTTCACGCAGAGCACCATCCTCCAGCGCGCCCTGCCCGTCGATCCGTTCGAGTTCTCCATGGAGTCGCATCGAGGGGCGTTGGCCGGCGATCAGGTGGAGATCCGATCCTCCGCGATCGGCGAGCATCCGGAACAGGTCATCAATTTTGGCCATGTGAACTCCTTCGGGTTATCACGGACGCGGATCCGACAGTTTCCGGATCAACAGCAGCCAGGGATCAGGCGAGGTCCGTTCACTCTTCAGCCTGAGCAATCGGTGCCACGCCATGATGCGCGTTCGGCATCATCTGGTCCGATGCCGGCTGTACGCTCGACAAAGCCTGAATGAAACGAGTCAATCGAAGCTGGTCATGTGCCTCCATCTTGATCAATTCAATACCGAACTTTCCGGGCACGGCCCAGCGGACGGGAGCCAAATCGACCCGGAGTGGGGCCCAGGAATCCGGGAGAAGGATCCGAACTTCCAGGTACAGTCCCGTCACCACCATCACGTCGCTTTCAACAGCACACCCCTTGACGGACAAGTCCGTCATCCGCCCGGCCCCGACCACTCCATCCCCCGCGAACACCAGGGGACAAATGATCTGAAACCGAGGATACCGACGGTGCTCGACGCTCATACTGTGTCACCTCCTGGGTGTGGTTCCTGTGACTGGTCCGGAACGCCGACCGTGCATGACGGCGGGACGTCCCCCAAAATCTTGCGGATCTTGCGCAGCAGCGCCACCGTCGTGAAGGGCTTCTGAAGGAAATTGACTCCCTCGGTCATCACTCCATGGCGGAAGACCGCATCGTCCGTATAGCCGGACATGTACAAGACTCTGAGGTCCGGCAGAGCCGATGACAACTCCTTCGCGAGTTCTCGCCCTCCCATCTGCGGCATGACCACATCGGTCAAGAGCACATGAATCGGTCCCACATGGTGCCGGGCCTGTAGGATGGCCTCAAACCCATGCGGCGCCTGCAAGACCCCGTAGCCGTGCACCCGCAAGGTATCGCAGACCAGCGCCCGGACCGCCGGTTCATCCTCGACCACCAGAATCGTCTCTGTTCCTCGCAGGTCATCCGTCTCCGAGGCGCGGTCGGATTCGTCCATCGGAGCCTTGGTCGCAGGCAGGTACACCTGAAAGGTCGTCCCTCGCCCCGGTTCGCTGTTCACCAGGATGGTGCCGCCGCTTTGCTTCACGATGCCATAGACGGTAGCCAGGCCCAGGCCCGTTCCTTTTCCTTTGGGTTTGGTGGTGAAGAAGGGCTCAAAGATGCGGCTCAAGACCGCGGCATCCATCCCCATCCCCGAATCGCTCACGGTCATCCGAATATACGGCCCCTCGTGCCGTTCCCCCTCCGGCGATTCGAAACCAGGAGCCAGGTCCACATTCTCAGTCTGGACGGTTAAGCGGCCGCCTTCCGGCATGGCATCGCGCGCGTTCACCGCCAAATTAATCACCACTTGCTCCAGTTGAACAGGATCCGCCTTGATCCTGTTCAGCGCCGGGTCCAGCAGGACGTAGAGTTCGATGTCCTCGCCGAGAAGCGGCTTCAACATGTCCTGTAACCGCGTGATGACGACATTCAGATCGACAACCTTCGGCTGAAGCATCTGCCGTCGGCTGAAGGCCAACAGTTGCGAGGTCAACCCGGCGGCACGGCTCCCCGCTTGCTGAATCTGTTCAAGGCTTCTGATCTGATCATCGCCCAGGCGCACGGTATCCATCAGCAAGAGCGCGCTGTGCCCGTTGATCACCGTCAACATGTTGTTGAAATCGTGCGCGACCCCTCCGGCAAGCTGTCCGATGGCCTCCATTTTGTGGCTGTGATTCAACCGTTGTTCGAGCTGTTTTTGCCTGGTGACGTCCCTCACGACAACCTGGCTGACCACCGCCTTTTCGAACGGCAGGGCGGAGGCGGCCACTTCGACATCGACGCTCGCCCCATCCAGACGGATGAGCCGATGTCCTACAGGCGACAGGGCCTCGTGCGAGCGAATCGCTTGGCTGATCGTGTTCAGCCTGTCCGGATCATGATCAGGGTCGAAGAAATCCAGAGGAGACCGGTTAATGACCTGATCGGGGCTTACCGCGCCCAAGAGTCTGAACCCCGTCTGGTTCACGAAGATGATGCGCATGCCGCGTACGATCAGAATCGCGTCCGGCGAGACCTCGACCAGCCGGCGATACCGCTCCTCGCTCTCCTTCAAGGCGTCTTCTGCGGCCTTTCTCGGAGTGATGTCCTGCATCTGGACGACATAATAGATCGGCCGTTCCTCGCTGTCCTGAACCAGAGAAGCATTGATCAGGACCCACACGTGATGTCCATGCTTGTGAACGAACCGTTTTTCCACCGGATCGGCCTGGATGGAACCGGCCAGAGCACGGCAGAGGCTTGACCATTCGAAAGCCCTGTCGTCCGGATCCATGAGAGTCTGAATCGTCGCATCGCGCAGTTCTGATTCCGCATACCCCACCAGATGACACAGCGCCTGATTCACGCGCAGGCAGCGTCCCTCCAACGAGACCAGGGCCATACCAATCGGCGCGTTCTCGAACGCGCACCGGAATTGCTCCGTCGTCAGGCGGAGGGCCTGCTCCGATTCCTTCCGATCGGTGATATCGATGGCGATGCCGCCGAGCAGGCGCCGCCCCGTTGAGTCCTTCAATGGAAACTTGAAGACCATGAAAGCACGGACCTGCCCGTCGGGCATGGGGACGCTCTCTTCGATTTCGATCGCCCGGTCATACTTCAGCACGTGCCGGTCATTGTCTTTTAGGCGTCGCGCAACGGGCTCGGGCCACAACTGCAAGTCCTTCTTGCCTTCCCACTCCGTTTTGGACAAGGCAAAATATCGCTCGAACGTCTTGTTGACATAGAGCATGCGTCCGGTGGCGTCCTTGATGAACGCCACCGATGGGCTATTATCCATGAATGCATGAAACCGCTGTTCGCTCTCTCGTAACGCCTCCTCAACGCGCCGCCTCTCCTGCATTTCTCGCAGCAACCGTTGTTTATCTTGGTTCAACTGGCGGGCGGAGTGATTGGAAACGCCGTAATAGATCCCCAGAATCATGAGGATAGGGATCTGGAGCAACTGGCTTTCATTCAAGGACCCGTGTTCGCTGAGATCAAGATAGAGGACTCCGCCGTACGCCAGGCACAGCACGACTGTCAGAGCCATAAGTTGGCTGAGCGTCGGGACCAAAGCGGCAATGAGCAGAATGAGAAAATAGGCCACATAGAAATTCGAGTTCGCCGCACCCGACGCATAGATCATCGCGGTGGTGATGGCCGTGTCGCCCAGGACTAGACTGCCCGTGAACCACCGACTGAACCAGAATCGTTCTGGAATCGCGGCCAGGCAGACGATGCTCAGGAGCAGGCCCGCGATGGCCAGATGAGCCACCTCTTCTGCGATGATGGCTGTCCGGCTGAAGATCAACTGATAGCTGAGCACGATCACTACGAGCGCGTGCAGTAACACCAACTGTCGACGGTTGGGCGATTTGGTGGCGATCACCTCTTCTGGCACCATCCCAGAAGCGGGTTCATCCGAGACGGGCGATGGCAGTCCCTCCGCATTGACCGGAGGCCTGGTGAACAAATCCCGAAACCAGCTCATGCGCATGGAGATGACCAGCCGATCCCGTGGAGGGCGCGGTCCAGCGTGTTCAAGAACTCATCGGGGTCAACGGGGGTGAAGAAATAGGCCGTCGCGCCTGGCCCGCCGGGCGGGCAGATCAGGCAGGAGGAGATCACCAGGATTGGAACGTGCCGCAACGCCGGAGCCGACCGCAGCCGAGCCAAACCGAGATCGCTGCCGCAGGAGGCGACCATAATGATCGCAGCCGGCGGGTCCCCGCCCCCGAACGCAAGCGCTTCGCCGGAAGGCTCGATCTCGACCGGCAGAACGGCCCGTTGCTGGAGACAGCTCACCAGATCCGCGATCCTCTCGAGATCCCTATTGATCAGTACAATTCGTTGGCTCATGAGGGCTCACCGGTTCCCCTGTTTGCTCCCGCCGAAAGCGAGCGCGGCACCTCTTTGAACACGCTGCGAAGCGCTTCTCCCAGGTTGTGCAGCGAGAACCCTTTTTGGATGAAGTGCTGCACCCCGAGCTCTCGGGCTTGCCTCTCGAGGGCGTCGGTCCCGGCTCCGGTCAAAATGATCACCGGCTCCGCCGGGTGGGCCTCCCGGATCTTCCGGAGGACGTCGATGCCGCTCATATCCGGAAGCTGAAGATCCAGAATCACCAGATGCGGGGCTTTGCGCTGATATAACGCCACGGCCTCCGTTCCCGTCGATGCCGGGATGACATCGTGTCGGAGGCGCTGCAGAATCGTTCCCAATAAATCCAACATCATCGGTTCGTCGTCGACGACGAGTATGGTGGCCATATCCGTTTCCTTTTCCTGGTGTGTGCGAGGTACGTGAAGGCTATCGCCTCGTTCAGCGGTGGCTTCAGACGGCATGTCTCAGCAATACACTCTAATGGATAGCAAATTGTAGTAACGGCGCAAGAGGGATATGGCCCTTCTCTGTTGCCTCTACGACGGAGAGAGGACAATGACCCTAGGAAGATCTCTGGCTGACGAAGAAGGTGGCGGCTTGAGACCGGCGCTTGACCTGAAGCTTCTTGTAAATGCGATAGAGGTAGTTCCCAACCGTCTTGCTGCTGAGTCCGAGCGAGCGCCCAATCTCCTTATTGGTGCGACCCAGCGCGACAAGCCCCAGGACCTTTTGTTCCTGAGCGCTCAACCGGTCCAGAGACTGTTCCTCCTTTACTGATAGAGCCAGGTCCCGCATATGTGAAAGGACCAGTTCCGTCACGGAGGGATGGAGCACCGATTGGCCGGCGGCCACACGCTTGATGGCATGGACCAGTTCGCTCGGCTCGATATCTTTCAGCGGATAGCCGGCGGCGCCCCCGAATACCGCCCCGACGATCGCTTCTTCATCGGAGTAGGAGGTCAAGAAGAGGACC
The DNA window shown above is from Nitrospira tepida and carries:
- a CDS encoding response regulator, giving the protein MAKILSVDDDAHVRELLHAVIQRKGHQVVSADNGQHGIQVFRREQPDITILDMDMPDMNGISVLKAIRSVDPQAAVIVLTGTGTHVLEKQAADLGVRHFLAKGFSLHELGAAIDQVMKERGLSVPVAPQLRWKMKARQ
- a CDS encoding PAS domain S-box protein is translated as MIATKSPNRRQLVLLHALVVIVLSYQLIFSRTAIIAEEVAHLAIAGLLLSIVCLAAIPERFWFSRWFTGSLVLGDTAITTAMIYASGAANSNFYVAYFLILLIAALVPTLSQLMALTVVLCLAYGGVLYLDLSEHGSLNESQLLQIPILMILGIYYGVSNHSARQLNQDKQRLLREMQERRRVEEALRESEQRFHAFMDNSPSVAFIKDATGRMLYVNKTFERYFALSKTEWEGKKDLQLWPEPVARRLKDNDRHVLKYDRAIEIEESVPMPDGQVRAFMVFKFPLKDSTGRRLLGGIAIDITDRKESEQALRLTTEQFRCAFENAPIGMALVSLEGRCLRVNQALCHLVGYAESELRDATIQTLMDPDDRAFEWSSLCRALAGSIQADPVEKRFVHKHGHHVWVLINASLVQDSEERPIYYVVQMQDITPRKAAEDALKESEERYRRLVEVSPDAILIVRGMRIIFVNQTGFRLLGAVSPDQVINRSPLDFFDPDHDPDRLNTISQAIRSHEALSPVGHRLIRLDGASVDVEVAASALPFEKAVVSQVVVRDVTRQKQLEQRLNHSHKMEAIGQLAGGVAHDFNNMLTVINGHSALLLMDTVRLGDDQIRSLEQIQQAGSRAAGLTSQLLAFSRRQMLQPKVVDLNVVITRLQDMLKPLLGEDIELYVLLDPALNRIKADPVQLEQVVINLAVNARDAMPEGGRLTVQTENVDLAPGFESPEGERHEGPYIRMTVSDSGMGMDAAVLSRIFEPFFTTKPKGKGTGLGLATVYGIVKQSGGTILVNSEPGRGTTFQVYLPATKAPMDESDRASETDDLRGTETILVVEDEPAVRALVCDTLRVHGYGVLQAPHGFEAILQARHHVGPIHVLLTDVVMPQMGGRELAKELSSALPDLRVLYMSGYTDDAVFRHGVMTEGVNFLQKPFTTVALLRKIRKILGDVPPSCTVGVPDQSQEPHPGGDTV
- a CDS encoding response regulator, with the protein product MTGARPIRLLLVDDHKLVLMGLRSALGRRDDLHIVGEAHSEKTAIEEFRRTRPDVVLMDVRLGDGSGVAACREMRSIDPKARVLFLTSYSDEEAIVGAVFGGAAGYPLKDIEPSELVHAIKRVAAGQSVLHPSVTELVLSHMRDLALSVKEEQSLDRLSAQEQKVLGLVALGRTNKEIGRSLGLSSKTVGNYLYRIYKKLQVKRRSQAATFFVSQRSS
- a CDS encoding PilZ domain-containing protein; the protein is MSVEHRRYPRFQIICPLVFAGDGVVGAGRMTDLSVKGCAVESDVMVVTGLYLEVRILLPDSWAPLRVDLAPVRWAVPGKFGIELIKMEAHDQLRLTRFIQALSSVQPASDQMMPNAHHGVAPIAQAEE
- a CDS encoding type IV pilus twitching motility protein PilT, producing the protein MAKIDDLFRMLADRGGSDLHLIAGQRPSMRLHGELERIDGQGALEDGALRELLYEITPAPKRAQFEETGDVDFGYEIPGLARFRANLFNQKYGCAAVFRKIPSQVLTADELGLPPILTRAAMLKKGLVLVTGPTGSGKSTTLAAMIDHANKHRRDHILTIEDPIEFVHQSHGCIVNHREVGVHTQSFAAALRGALREDPDIILVGEMRDLETIRLAVEAASTGHLVFGTLHTESAAKTVDRVIEVFPHQEQAQIRNTLSTALRVVVAQNLFKRIDQKGRCAALEILVCTPAVANLIRDAKTFQIASVMQTGRNVGMQTLDDAIQDLLNRKWISPEEAHEKAIDKTRFAKFLKTPPDALQ
- a CDS encoding response regulator, whose protein sequence is MATILVVDDEPMMLDLLGTILQRLRHDVIPASTGTEAVALYQRKAPHLVILDLQLPDMSGIDVLRKIREAHPAEPVIILTGAGTDALERQARELGVQHFIQKGFSLHNLGEALRSVFKEVPRSLSAGANRGTGEPS